A window of the Vanessa cardui chromosome 12, ilVanCard2.1, whole genome shotgun sequence genome harbors these coding sequences:
- the LOC124534229 gene encoding tripartite motif-containing protein 2-like isoform X1: MYCCSFLSRLGVGMASMSSTLVETVSINYEDFNESFLTCGTCLCTYDGGEHTPKLLPCSHTVCLHCLTRIAASQTRDAGSFRCPICRELITIPRGGVAALPPSFLVNQLLDLMARQRREVIPQCSSHPGRELLFCETCDCVFCRHCADGPHSDTPCDHTVVPFSIALKRMSEILLYRANECLSKLGSARDAVASELRRLEAAATAADEAIDRHFAELRAALDKRHGELKSAAAAAATHKRKLLEEQLKLIDAEKAKVEAECSGLQQQVEVREVSSRAAALGARLGDAAALAEPRENAFLAVDFAHNDAQQRFAEALAELGRVRTSTTFPGLCTLSLESACVCGLELVVVLRTVDYHGEARSTGGDPVTAAASLDDAPLPCTVTDLDSGLYRISMRPWAAGAVSVRVLVFARGVRDSPLRASVLPAAAPLRVWGARGSGKEQLSQPVAVARCPKRREIYILDAGNSRVKVLDDETFAFKTHIVNDGLAGRSCTGIAVTSEGVVVVNWRTRTLTEINSSGGTVRTIRSERLVEPVCVAAHATSRRLAVADNGARAVFVFDTHGNIEREVGNGDLGLVGGLALTEDMIVVADVAVRVYDSEGNLQATLAPIPKGRGGYGGIALEYTDSGWHIVCTRSVRGRPALVVLEAGGAGGAGGAGGAGRVLAACELADRRPRRVAGLALLPERRALLADLAGDCLRLHTYW; encoded by the exons ATGTATTGTTGTTCTTTCCT TTCACGGCTGGGCGTCGGGATGGCGAGCATGAGCTCAACGCTCGTCGAGACGGTGTCCATCAACTATGAGGATTTTAACGAGAGCTTCCTCACTTGCGGCACTTGTTTAT gcaCTTATGATGGGGGTGAGCACACCCCTAAGCTTTTGCCGTGTTCGCATACCGTCTGCTTGCACTGTCTCACTCGAATAGCTGCCTCACAAACTAGAGACGCTGGAAGCTTCAGATGCCCGATATGCCGCGAATTAATCACCATACCTCGTGGCGGAGTTGCAGCTCTACCACCATCGTTTCTCGTGAACCAGTTACTGGATCTAATGGCCAGGCAGAGGAGAGAAGTAATACCCCAGTGCAGTTCACATCCCGGTAGGGAACTACTCTTCTGTGAGACTTGCGATTGCGTTTTCTGTAGACATTGTGCAGACGGACCCCATAGTGATACCCCCTGTGATCATACCGTGGTGCCGTTTTCTATAGCGTTAAAAAGAATGTCCGAGATATTGTTATATAGAGCCAATGAGTGCCTGAGTAAGCTCGGCTCGGCGAGGGACGCCGTAGCGAGTGAGTTAAGAAGGTTAGAGGCGGCGGCGACGGCGGCCGACGAAGCGATAGACAGACACTTCGCGGAGTTAAGAGCTGCGCTAGACAAACGTCATGGTGAACTCAAATCTGCTGCAGCGGCCGCCGCTACTCACAAGAGGAAGCTGCTTGAAGAGCAACTGAAATTGATCGACGCTGAAAAAGCAAAA GTCGAAGCTGAGTGTTCAGGTCTTCAGCAGCAAGTTGAGGTGAGGGAAGTTAGCAGTCGGGCGGCGGCGCTGGGAGCCCGGCTCGGGGACGCGGCCGCGCTGGCCGAGCCCCGGGAGAACGCGTTCCTGGCGGTGGACTTCGCGCACAACGACGCGCAGCAGAGGTTTGCCGAGGCTCTGGCTGAGCTGGGCAGAGTTAGAACGAGTACCACCTTCCCTGGTCTATGCACTCTGTCATTAG AGTCGGCGTGCGTGTGCGGGTTGGAGTTAGTGGTGGTGCTGCGAACGGTGGACTACCATGGCGAGGCGCGCAGCACGGGCGGCGACCCCGTGACCGCCGCCGCCAGCCTGGACGACGCGCCGCTGCCCTGCACCGTCACCGACCTGGACTCCGGCCTCTACCG CATCTCGATGCGTCCGTGGGCGGCGGGCGCGGTGTCGGTGCGCGTGCTGGTGTTCGCGCGCGGCGTGCGCGACTCGCCGCTGCGCGCCAGCGTGCTGCCGGCCGCCGCGCCGCTGCGCGTGTGGGGCGCGCGCGGCTCCGGCAAGGAGCAGCTCAGCCAGCCCGTCGCCGTCGCCAG ATGTCCGAAGCGCCGCGAAATTTATATTCTTGATGCCGGAAATTCGAGAGTCAAGGTGTTAGACGATGAGACGTTTGCTTTCAAAACACATATTGTTAATGacg GGTTGGCGGGACGAAGTTGTACAGGGATAGCGGTGACGTCTGAAGGCGTCGTTGTGGTTAACTGGCGAACGAGAACACTCACAGAG ATCAACAGCTCGGGCGGCACCGTGCGCACGATCCGCTCGGAGCGCCTCGTGGAGCCCGTGTGCGTGGCCGCGCACGCGACCTCGCGCCGCCTCGCCGTCGCCGACAACGGCGCGCGCGCCGTCTTCGTGTTCGACACGCACGGGAACATCGAGCGCGAG GTCGGCAACGGCGACCTGGGTCTCGTGGGCGGGCTGGCGCTGACTGAGGACATGATCGTAGTGGCGGACGTGGCGGTGCGAGTGTACGATTCCGAGGGAAACCTTCAGGCTACCCTGGCGCCCATACCCAAAG GTCGCGGAGGATACGGCGGCATAGCGCTGGAGTACACGGACAGCGGCTGGCACATCGTGTGCACGCGCTCCGTGCGCGGCCGCCCCGCGCTCGTGGTGCTGGAGGCGGGCGgggcggggggcgcgggcggtgcggggggcgcggggcgcGTGTTGGCGGCGTGCGAGCTGGCCGACCGGCGGCCGCGCCGCGTGGCGGGCCTGGCGCTGCTGCCCGAGCGCCGCGCACTGCTCGCCGACCTGGCCGGCGACTGCCTGCGTCTGCACACCTACTGGTAA
- the LOC124534229 gene encoding tripartite motif-containing protein 2-like isoform X2, whose product MASMSSTLVETVSINYEDFNESFLTCGTCLCTYDGGEHTPKLLPCSHTVCLHCLTRIAASQTRDAGSFRCPICRELITIPRGGVAALPPSFLVNQLLDLMARQRREVIPQCSSHPGRELLFCETCDCVFCRHCADGPHSDTPCDHTVVPFSIALKRMSEILLYRANECLSKLGSARDAVASELRRLEAAATAADEAIDRHFAELRAALDKRHGELKSAAAAAATHKRKLLEEQLKLIDAEKAKVEAECSGLQQQVEVREVSSRAAALGARLGDAAALAEPRENAFLAVDFAHNDAQQRFAEALAELGRVRTSTTFPGLCTLSLESACVCGLELVVVLRTVDYHGEARSTGGDPVTAAASLDDAPLPCTVTDLDSGLYRISMRPWAAGAVSVRVLVFARGVRDSPLRASVLPAAAPLRVWGARGSGKEQLSQPVAVARCPKRREIYILDAGNSRVKVLDDETFAFKTHIVNDGLAGRSCTGIAVTSEGVVVVNWRTRTLTEINSSGGTVRTIRSERLVEPVCVAAHATSRRLAVADNGARAVFVFDTHGNIEREVGNGDLGLVGGLALTEDMIVVADVAVRVYDSEGNLQATLAPIPKGRGGYGGIALEYTDSGWHIVCTRSVRGRPALVVLEAGGAGGAGGAGGAGRVLAACELADRRPRRVAGLALLPERRALLADLAGDCLRLHTYW is encoded by the exons ATGGCGAGCATGAGCTCAACGCTCGTCGAGACGGTGTCCATCAACTATGAGGATTTTAACGAGAGCTTCCTCACTTGCGGCACTTGTTTAT gcaCTTATGATGGGGGTGAGCACACCCCTAAGCTTTTGCCGTGTTCGCATACCGTCTGCTTGCACTGTCTCACTCGAATAGCTGCCTCACAAACTAGAGACGCTGGAAGCTTCAGATGCCCGATATGCCGCGAATTAATCACCATACCTCGTGGCGGAGTTGCAGCTCTACCACCATCGTTTCTCGTGAACCAGTTACTGGATCTAATGGCCAGGCAGAGGAGAGAAGTAATACCCCAGTGCAGTTCACATCCCGGTAGGGAACTACTCTTCTGTGAGACTTGCGATTGCGTTTTCTGTAGACATTGTGCAGACGGACCCCATAGTGATACCCCCTGTGATCATACCGTGGTGCCGTTTTCTATAGCGTTAAAAAGAATGTCCGAGATATTGTTATATAGAGCCAATGAGTGCCTGAGTAAGCTCGGCTCGGCGAGGGACGCCGTAGCGAGTGAGTTAAGAAGGTTAGAGGCGGCGGCGACGGCGGCCGACGAAGCGATAGACAGACACTTCGCGGAGTTAAGAGCTGCGCTAGACAAACGTCATGGTGAACTCAAATCTGCTGCAGCGGCCGCCGCTACTCACAAGAGGAAGCTGCTTGAAGAGCAACTGAAATTGATCGACGCTGAAAAAGCAAAA GTCGAAGCTGAGTGTTCAGGTCTTCAGCAGCAAGTTGAGGTGAGGGAAGTTAGCAGTCGGGCGGCGGCGCTGGGAGCCCGGCTCGGGGACGCGGCCGCGCTGGCCGAGCCCCGGGAGAACGCGTTCCTGGCGGTGGACTTCGCGCACAACGACGCGCAGCAGAGGTTTGCCGAGGCTCTGGCTGAGCTGGGCAGAGTTAGAACGAGTACCACCTTCCCTGGTCTATGCACTCTGTCATTAG AGTCGGCGTGCGTGTGCGGGTTGGAGTTAGTGGTGGTGCTGCGAACGGTGGACTACCATGGCGAGGCGCGCAGCACGGGCGGCGACCCCGTGACCGCCGCCGCCAGCCTGGACGACGCGCCGCTGCCCTGCACCGTCACCGACCTGGACTCCGGCCTCTACCG CATCTCGATGCGTCCGTGGGCGGCGGGCGCGGTGTCGGTGCGCGTGCTGGTGTTCGCGCGCGGCGTGCGCGACTCGCCGCTGCGCGCCAGCGTGCTGCCGGCCGCCGCGCCGCTGCGCGTGTGGGGCGCGCGCGGCTCCGGCAAGGAGCAGCTCAGCCAGCCCGTCGCCGTCGCCAG ATGTCCGAAGCGCCGCGAAATTTATATTCTTGATGCCGGAAATTCGAGAGTCAAGGTGTTAGACGATGAGACGTTTGCTTTCAAAACACATATTGTTAATGacg GGTTGGCGGGACGAAGTTGTACAGGGATAGCGGTGACGTCTGAAGGCGTCGTTGTGGTTAACTGGCGAACGAGAACACTCACAGAG ATCAACAGCTCGGGCGGCACCGTGCGCACGATCCGCTCGGAGCGCCTCGTGGAGCCCGTGTGCGTGGCCGCGCACGCGACCTCGCGCCGCCTCGCCGTCGCCGACAACGGCGCGCGCGCCGTCTTCGTGTTCGACACGCACGGGAACATCGAGCGCGAG GTCGGCAACGGCGACCTGGGTCTCGTGGGCGGGCTGGCGCTGACTGAGGACATGATCGTAGTGGCGGACGTGGCGGTGCGAGTGTACGATTCCGAGGGAAACCTTCAGGCTACCCTGGCGCCCATACCCAAAG GTCGCGGAGGATACGGCGGCATAGCGCTGGAGTACACGGACAGCGGCTGGCACATCGTGTGCACGCGCTCCGTGCGCGGCCGCCCCGCGCTCGTGGTGCTGGAGGCGGGCGgggcggggggcgcgggcggtgcggggggcgcggggcgcGTGTTGGCGGCGTGCGAGCTGGCCGACCGGCGGCCGCGCCGCGTGGCGGGCCTGGCGCTGCTGCCCGAGCGCCGCGCACTGCTCGCCGACCTGGCCGGCGACTGCCTGCGTCTGCACACCTACTGGTAA
- the LOC124534232 gene encoding cytochrome P450 CYP12A2-like, with protein MSEMMFKRNLTIIKRFNAYRLSSTFNIGTKPFEAIPGLSSLPLLGPMHHFLPGIGSVGLRANFYDLSKVMYERYGSIVKLDGIFARASMVILYEPEHFDQIYRSEDILPSRPGFDTLLYYRTQLRKSVSNGIYGLTVAEGAQWRDFRTKVNPALLKPKLVKLYAPVLEKIAEDMVARLKKLQEKDNYLEQNLDLEMTKWSLESVAVVGLGTRLGSLEDNLANDHPARILIQCAQDLLNLSWKLEFFPSLWRYYQTRNFKKLVKTLDLQWEVSVKFIEEAKRKINERGHDVPEEDKSIIEKLLAVDDKVAIMMANEMLLAGIDTVAFTALCLLYNLATNPKAQEKIIEDIKSSEQSNRYLRACIKESLRLFPVLPANLRRTTKEHIVGGYSIPKGIDVIAPNEFLSKMEKHYPRAKEFIPERWLVDKSDLLYYGNCHPMVTLPFGFGVRSCIGRRIAEMEIEIFINKLLSDVKVTWEGPPIQVVTKVLNSLKKPYYFKFQPVS; from the exons ATGAGTGAAATGATGTTTAAACGAAATTTGACAATTATAAAGCGATTTAATGCTTATCg ATTATCATCGACTTTTAATATTGGTACAAAACCCTTTGAAGCAATACCAGGTTTATCTTCATTGCCTCTTCTGGGTCCCATGCATCATTTTCTTCCAGGAATag gGTCAGTTGGTTTACGAGCAAATTTCTATGACCTGTCAAAAGTTATGTATGAAAGATATGGATCTATAGTGAAGTTAGATGGCATATTTGCTAGAGCAAGTATGGTCATCCTGTATGAGCCGGAGCATTTTGATCAG ATATACCGGTCTGAAGATATATTGCCATCGAGACCGGGATTTGACACTCTATTGTATTACAGGACACAGCTAAGAAAATCCGTCAGTAATGGTATTTACGGCTTAACGGTTGC aGAAGGCGCCCAATGGCGAGATTTTCGTACCAAAGTTAATCCAGCCCTATTGAAACCAAAACTGGTAAAATTATATGCGCCGGTTTTAGAGAAAATAGCTGAAGATATGGTTGCAAG attgaaaaaattacaagaaaaagACAATTATTTGGAGCAGAACTTAGATTTAGAAATGACGAAATGGTCTTTGGAATCCGTAGCTGTTGTTGGCTTAGGGACCAGACTTGGATCGTTGGAAGACAATTTAGCTAATGATCATCCAGCAAGAATTCTTATACAGTGTGCTCAAGACCTTTTAAATCTTTCGTGGAAATTAGAATTTTTTCCAAGTCTTTGGCGATATTATCAAACCCGAAATTTCAAGAAACTGGTTAAAACATTAGATTTGCAATGGGA GGTCAGTGTCAAATTTATCGAAGAAGCtaagagaaaaataaatgaaagaggTCACGACGTTCCTGAAGAAGATAAAAGTATAATCGAGAAATTATTAGCTGTAGACGATAAGGTTGCTATTATGATGGCAAACGAAATGTTGTTGGCTGGAATCGATACA GTGGCGTTTACAGCACTTTGCCTTCTGTACAATTTAGCGACAAATCCGAAGGCccaagaaaaaataatagaagATATAAAATCGTCAGAACAGAGTAATAGGTATCTCAGAGCTTGTATCAAAGAGTCGTTAAGATTATTTCCAGTATTGCCAGCGAACTTAAGACGAACGACCAAAGAGCACATTGTTGGAGGATATTCCATTCCCAAAGGA ATCGATGTTATAGCACCCAACGAATTTTTATCTAAAATGGAAAAACATTACCCTCGTGCTAAAGAATTTATACCAGAAAGATGGTTAGTGGACAAATCAGATCTTTTGTATTATGGCAATTGCCATCCCATGGTAACGCTTCCATTTGGTTTCGGAGTAAGATCGTGTATCGGAAGAAGAATTGCAGAGATGGAAAtcgaaatattcataaataaattattgagtgACGTCAAAGTGACTTGGGAGGGCCCACCGATTCAAGTCGTTACGAAAGTGTTGAATTCTTTGAAAAAACCGTACTACTTTAAATTTCAACCGGTTTCCTAA
- the LOC124534233 gene encoding methyltransferase-like protein isoform X1: protein MWTRSSNTMLGTVFNISIRYCKNIKIPDKSVSDLELTRNRKKPPGGNRYLTDSKLLYLFNAWDNVQWNAEQEKAAAEKVELNSAVTFSEDRLKDLEENADKHWDAFYDIHQNRFFKDRHWLFTEFPELAPDYNSAPVRVFPDGENNQSAPYTIKHNNEQTHNTKRYIFEIGCGVGNTIFPILQYSQDPNLFIYGCDFSSKAIEIIKQNELYDTKRCEVFVLDATSSDWQVPFAENSLDIIVLIFVLSAIDPTKMTNVIEHIYKYLRPGGLVVFRDYGRYDLAQLRFKKGRCISDNFYARGDNTMVYFFTQEEISNLFKNVGFLEEQNLIDRRLQVNRGKMLTMYRVWIQAKYRKPYN, encoded by the exons ATGTGGACGAGGTCTTCAAACACAATGCTTGGTACTGTGTTCAATATTTCTATTAgatactgtaaaaatattaagattccAGACAAAAGTGTTTCAGACTTGGAACTAACGAGAAACAGGAAAAAACCACCCGGTGGCAATCGATACCTTACTGATAGCAAACTACTGTATCTTTTTAATGCCTG GGACAATGTTCAGTGGAATGCTGAACAAGAGAAGGCAGCAGCCGAGAAAGTTGAGCTAAATTCAGCAGTCACATTTTCTGAAGATCGCCTAAAAGATTTGGAAGAAAATGCTGATAAACATTGGGATGCATTTTATGATATACATCAAAACAG ATTTTTCAAAGATCGTCACTGGCTGTTCACTGAGTTTCCTGAGTTAGCACCTGACTACAATTCAGCACCTGTCAGAGTATTTCCAGACGGTGAAAATAATCAATCAGCTCCGTATACAATCAAACATAACAATGAACAAACACACAATACTAAACGCTATATTTTCGAAATAGGATGTGGTGTAGGAAACACAATATTTCCAATTTTACAATATAGCCAGGAtccaaacttatttatttatggctGTGATTTTTCATCAAAggctattgaaataattaaacagaATGAACTGTATGACACAAAGAGATGTGAAGTATTTGTTTTGGATGCCACTTCTAGTGATTGGCAGGTTCCATTTGCGGAGAACTCTTTagatattatagttttaatatttgttttatcagCCATAGATCCGACAAA GATGACAAATGTTATtgaacacatatataaatatctgcGACCTGGCGGTTTGGTCGTTTTCCGAGACTATGGGAGATACGACTTAGCACAGCTAAGATTCAAGAAAGGACGGTGTATATCGGATAATTTTTACGCACGAGGAGATAACActatggtatatttttttacgcaAGAAGAAATTTCAAATCTATTCAAGAATGTTGGATTTTTAGAAGAGCAAAACCTAATCGATAGAAGACTTCAAGTAAATAGAGGGAAGATGCTGACAATGTACAGAGTCTGGATCCAAGCTAAATATCGTAAACCTTACAATTAA
- the LOC124534233 gene encoding tRNA N(3)-methylcytidine methyltransferase METTL2 isoform X2 yields MEDKRPQFGNRILENVDEVFKHNAWDNVQWNAEQEKAAAEKVELNSAVTFSEDRLKDLEENADKHWDAFYDIHQNRFFKDRHWLFTEFPELAPDYNSAPVRVFPDGENNQSAPYTIKHNNEQTHNTKRYIFEIGCGVGNTIFPILQYSQDPNLFIYGCDFSSKAIEIIKQNELYDTKRCEVFVLDATSSDWQVPFAENSLDIIVLIFVLSAIDPTKMTNVIEHIYKYLRPGGLVVFRDYGRYDLAQLRFKKGRCISDNFYARGDNTMVYFFTQEEISNLFKNVGFLEEQNLIDRRLQVNRGKMLTMYRVWIQAKYRKPYN; encoded by the exons ATGGAAGATAAGAGACCACAATTCGGAAATAGAATACTCGAAAATGTGGACGAGGTCTTCAAACACAATGCTTG GGACAATGTTCAGTGGAATGCTGAACAAGAGAAGGCAGCAGCCGAGAAAGTTGAGCTAAATTCAGCAGTCACATTTTCTGAAGATCGCCTAAAAGATTTGGAAGAAAATGCTGATAAACATTGGGATGCATTTTATGATATACATCAAAACAG ATTTTTCAAAGATCGTCACTGGCTGTTCACTGAGTTTCCTGAGTTAGCACCTGACTACAATTCAGCACCTGTCAGAGTATTTCCAGACGGTGAAAATAATCAATCAGCTCCGTATACAATCAAACATAACAATGAACAAACACACAATACTAAACGCTATATTTTCGAAATAGGATGTGGTGTAGGAAACACAATATTTCCAATTTTACAATATAGCCAGGAtccaaacttatttatttatggctGTGATTTTTCATCAAAggctattgaaataattaaacagaATGAACTGTATGACACAAAGAGATGTGAAGTATTTGTTTTGGATGCCACTTCTAGTGATTGGCAGGTTCCATTTGCGGAGAACTCTTTagatattatagttttaatatttgttttatcagCCATAGATCCGACAAA GATGACAAATGTTATtgaacacatatataaatatctgcGACCTGGCGGTTTGGTCGTTTTCCGAGACTATGGGAGATACGACTTAGCACAGCTAAGATTCAAGAAAGGACGGTGTATATCGGATAATTTTTACGCACGAGGAGATAACActatggtatatttttttacgcaAGAAGAAATTTCAAATCTATTCAAGAATGTTGGATTTTTAGAAGAGCAAAACCTAATCGATAGAAGACTTCAAGTAAATAGAGGGAAGATGCTGACAATGTACAGAGTCTGGATCCAAGCTAAATATCGTAAACCTTACAATTAA